One Flavobacterium sp. 90 DNA segment encodes these proteins:
- a CDS encoding glycoside hydrolase, which yields MRKIYVSLLLVMSSLSFAQRTITISTDNVVQTMDGFGGSDAWRCQFVGKNWPDQKKNAIADLLFSKEIDAQGNPKGIGLSIWRFNLGAGSTEQGENSRVSDEWRRSESFLQANGTYDFSKQEGQRWFLQAAKKRGVEKFLIFTNSPPVYMTNNGLSFATQKNKLNLKDGAIPKFADFLVQSIQGLEKKEGIKFDYVSPINEPQWEWMPNNGDKNSQEGTPATNQEIYDLTKSLSEKLKANKMSTEIVIAEAGQINYLYENVNAENRDNQIEYFFGKTKTNISKFSNVKNVILGHSYFTTWPVEKQVLSRKLIAANIRQNPGLKYWQSEYCILENPGEAEIPGGSGGGRDLGMQTALFVARLIHNDIAVANAASWQWWTSITRVDYKDGLIYLDDGKSNGGTTPDYVRNDGEFHDSKLLWALGNYSLFVRPGMLRIDVPNQNELDAANDVMLTAYKDVQNKKLIVVAVNCGKSPQKYKFNLSKGTVKNNEVTPYITSENSNLKRTEIQKIDNLEIPAKSVVTFVGELQY from the coding sequence ATGAGAAAAATATACGTCTCGCTTTTATTGGTTATGAGTTCGCTGTCATTTGCACAGCGAACCATCACCATTAGCACAGATAATGTAGTGCAAACTATGGACGGTTTCGGAGGTTCTGATGCCTGGAGATGTCAGTTTGTGGGTAAAAATTGGCCAGATCAAAAAAAGAACGCCATTGCTGATTTACTTTTTAGTAAAGAAATTGACGCACAAGGAAATCCAAAAGGAATCGGGCTTTCGATCTGGAGATTTAATCTTGGAGCAGGAAGTACAGAGCAAGGCGAAAACAGCAGAGTTTCGGACGAGTGGAGAAGAAGCGAATCTTTTTTGCAAGCCAACGGAACTTACGATTTCTCTAAACAAGAAGGGCAAAGATGGTTTTTGCAGGCTGCTAAAAAACGAGGTGTCGAGAAATTCCTGATTTTTACCAATAGTCCACCGGTTTATATGACAAACAACGGATTGTCCTTTGCAACTCAAAAGAATAAACTGAATCTAAAAGATGGTGCAATTCCAAAATTTGCCGATTTCTTAGTTCAAAGTATTCAGGGATTAGAGAAAAAAGAAGGAATCAAATTCGATTATGTAAGTCCAATAAACGAACCGCAATGGGAATGGATGCCAAATAACGGCGACAAAAACAGTCAGGAAGGAACGCCGGCAACCAATCAGGAAATCTATGATTTGACCAAATCACTTTCGGAAAAACTCAAAGCAAATAAAATGAGTACTGAAATCGTAATTGCCGAAGCTGGACAAATCAATTATTTATATGAAAATGTAAATGCCGAAAACAGAGACAATCAAATTGAGTATTTCTTTGGAAAAACAAAAACAAACATTTCGAAATTCTCTAATGTAAAAAATGTGATTTTAGGGCACAGTTACTTTACAACGTGGCCAGTTGAGAAACAAGTTTTAAGCCGAAAACTAATCGCGGCAAACATTAGACAAAATCCCGGATTGAAATATTGGCAATCAGAATATTGCATTTTAGAAAACCCCGGAGAAGCTGAAATTCCGGGTGGTTCAGGCGGAGGAAGAGATTTAGGAATGCAAACAGCTTTATTCGTTGCGCGTTTAATTCACAATGATATTGCAGTTGCAAACGCCGCTTCATGGCAATGGTGGACTTCAATAACCAGAGTCGATTATAAAGACGGTTTGATTTACCTTGACGACGGAAAAAGCAACGGAGGAACAACACCGGATTACGTGAGAAACGATGGAGAATTTCATGATTCAAAACTACTTTGGGCTTTAGGAAATTATTCCTTATTTGTGCGTCCGGGAATGCTAAGAATCGATGTTCCAAATCAAAACGAACTCGACGCTGCAAACGACGTTATGTTAACAGCTTATAAAGATGTACAGAACAAAAAACTAATTGTAGTTGCGGTAAACTGCGGAAAATCTCCCCAGAAATACAAATTCAATCTTTCAAAAGGAACGGTAAAAAATAACGAAGTAACGCCGTATATTACTTCGGAAAACAGCAATTTAAAAAGAACAGAAATTCAAAAAATCGATAATCTCGAAATTCCAGCTAAATCAGTAGTGACGTTTGTTGGAGAATTACAGTATTAA
- a CDS encoding glycoside hydrolase, producing the protein MKFINQNKVSLLCAGLLFANTFLTSCDSENNNNSNSENTTAELSINLDANLQTMESFGASDAWQCNFIGKNWPSDKKNKIADLLFSKELDADGNPKGIGLSLWRFNLGTGSTEQGDASDIGDEWRRTECFTTDGVSYNMNKQAGQVWFMKAARERGLEKLLAFTNSAPVYLTQNGKAHATIKEFYNLKDGKMPELADFWTTSLDKLKTEQGLTIDYVSPFNEPQYEWDGTAQEGSPATNANIYSFVKVLSPALQAKGLESKIVVGEGGSYEPLYKTISGKESRSNQIDYFFGVNSARNIAGLSNVKKTISAHSYWQAWPLTELVYSRQSAATRAQAVAGLSLWSSEYCVLESPGTAELPGGAGPGRDLGMPLALWTARIISTDIAVGGVTSWQWWTAISRGDYKDGLIHVDDGSSNGAGNADYCKNDGYIRDAKTLWALGNFSFFVKPGMVRVQIPSVDNSTAVNDVMVTAYKDAATKKLVVVAVNISKSAKTYKLNLAGGTLTDNKLTPYTTSETLSLKKGTAVDATNFVIPAKSVVTYVATYK; encoded by the coding sequence ATGAAGTTTATCAACCAAAATAAAGTAAGTCTGCTATGTGCAGGCTTGCTTTTCGCAAACACTTTTTTAACAAGTTGCGATTCCGAAAACAATAACAATTCAAATTCTGAAAATACTACTGCCGAATTAAGTATCAATTTGGATGCAAATCTTCAAACGATGGAAAGCTTCGGAGCTTCAGATGCGTGGCAATGTAATTTTATAGGTAAAAATTGGCCATCGGATAAAAAGAATAAAATAGCCGATTTACTTTTCAGCAAAGAATTGGATGCCGATGGAAACCCAAAAGGAATCGGATTATCATTATGGCGATTTAACCTTGGAACAGGAAGTACAGAACAAGGTGATGCAAGCGATATTGGCGACGAATGGAGACGTACAGAATGTTTTACAACAGATGGAGTTTCGTATAATATGAACAAACAAGCCGGACAGGTTTGGTTTATGAAAGCTGCAAGAGAACGTGGCCTTGAAAAATTATTAGCCTTCACAAATAGTGCTCCGGTTTATTTAACCCAAAACGGAAAAGCACATGCAACCATCAAAGAATTTTATAATTTGAAAGATGGAAAAATGCCTGAATTAGCTGATTTCTGGACAACATCGTTAGACAAATTAAAAACAGAACAAGGATTAACAATTGATTATGTAAGCCCGTTTAACGAACCACAATATGAGTGGGACGGAACCGCACAAGAAGGTTCACCGGCTACAAACGCAAATATTTACAGTTTTGTAAAAGTTCTTTCTCCGGCATTACAAGCAAAAGGATTAGAGTCTAAAATTGTAGTAGGAGAAGGCGGTTCTTATGAGCCACTTTATAAAACAATCTCAGGTAAAGAAAGCAGATCCAACCAAATTGATTATTTCTTTGGCGTAAATTCAGCTAGAAATATCGCAGGATTAAGCAACGTCAAAAAAACAATTTCAGCACACAGTTACTGGCAAGCGTGGCCTTTGACAGAGTTAGTTTATTCGAGACAATCAGCTGCAACAAGAGCACAAGCAGTTGCAGGATTAAGTTTATGGTCGTCTGAATATTGTGTTTTAGAAAGCCCTGGAACCGCAGAACTTCCTGGTGGAGCAGGTCCGGGAAGAGATTTAGGAATGCCGTTGGCACTTTGGACAGCACGTATTATCAGTACAGATATTGCCGTTGGAGGTGTAACGTCTTGGCAATGGTGGACAGCAATTAGCCGTGGAGATTATAAAGACGGACTAATTCACGTAGACGATGGTTCAAGCAACGGAGCAGGAAACGCAGATTATTGCAAAAATGACGGATACATCAGAGATGCTAAAACACTTTGGGCATTAGGAAACTTCTCTTTCTTTGTAAAACCGGGAATGGTGAGAGTTCAAATTCCAAGTGTTGATAATTCCACTGCTGTGAATGATGTAATGGTAACCGCATACAAAGATGCAGCAACAAAAAAGTTAGTAGTTGTAGCAGTTAACATCAGTAAATCGGCAAAAACATACAAACTGAATCTTGCCGGAGGAACTTTGACAGATAATAAATTAACACCTTATACAACTTCAGAAACTCTAAGTTTGAAAAAAGGAACCGCAGTCGATGCAACGAATTTTGTAATTCCAGCGAAATCTGTTGTGACTTATGTAGCAACTTATAAATAG
- a CDS encoding sugar-binding domain-containing protein, with product MFTKKILLPVLLFSCMSAFSQISFGDSKKINDNWKFNLQDTPDAQKATYDDSKWQAVNVPHDWSVKGQLSPTLASCTGFLPGGIGWYRKSINIPQNKAGEKVYLYFEGVYNRSEVFLNGHSLGKRPNGYISFAYDATPYIKYGQENIISVRVDHSQSADSRWYTGSGIYRNVWLVYSNPVHIAQWGVYAYPEVKNGTGTLNVEVDVENNSAAKSSVTVINELISKDGKPVGKSSSKVEIAANKSGKISTKINVKNPQLWDLENPNLYQLKTTVLKDGKQIDETTTKTGFRTFTFDANNGFALNGKWMKMKGVCLHHDAGVLGSAVPREVWETRLKTLKEIGVNAIRTSHNPQAPVFYELCDELGLLVLNEAYDEWEFPKRKWLEGWNYGTPGFEGSFDIFADYGEKDLEDFVRRDRNHLSVFAWSIGNEVDYPNDPYSHPVLDKGKEGFGQAAYGGYKKDAPDAMRLGVIAKRLVAAVKKYDKSRPTTAGLAGVAMSNETEYPGALDITGYNYTESKYQSDHEKYPNRVIFGSENVHDMEPWLAVKNNKHIFGQFLWTGIDYLGESGRWPSRGFYSGLVDFAGVIKPRGYFRQSLWSDKPMAYIGTYPLKDVKDVSKDAWAIWNYTQGEMIRVVVYTNAAKARLELNGKVVGEAKAYDEKIGIIYWDIPFASGKLEAIGLDKNDKEVSKYTINSTQQPVELTIADKNITITKDKGVAKIMVQVKDQNGLPVMLSDNEVTCTITGPGILLGLEAGNNSDVTDYTDNVQRVYHGHIAAYIQSTGEAQPIKVTFTSQWLKPVEVIINVK from the coding sequence ATGTTTACAAAAAAGATCTTACTACCCGTACTTCTCTTTTCGTGTATGTCTGCCTTCAGTCAGATATCGTTTGGAGATTCCAAAAAAATCAATGACAACTGGAAGTTTAACTTGCAAGATACTCCCGATGCGCAAAAAGCAACTTACGACGACAGCAAATGGCAAGCCGTAAATGTGCCGCACGATTGGAGCGTAAAAGGACAATTGAGCCCAACACTGGCAAGTTGTACAGGTTTCTTGCCGGGCGGAATTGGCTGGTATAGAAAATCAATTAATATTCCGCAAAATAAAGCAGGCGAAAAAGTCTATTTATATTTCGAAGGCGTTTACAACAGAAGCGAAGTTTTCCTTAACGGACATTCATTAGGAAAACGTCCAAACGGATATATTTCTTTTGCTTATGATGCAACTCCATATATAAAATATGGTCAGGAAAATATCATTTCAGTTCGTGTAGATCATAGCCAGAGTGCTGATTCAAGATGGTATACAGGTTCAGGAATTTATAGAAATGTTTGGTTGGTTTATTCAAATCCTGTTCATATTGCACAATGGGGCGTTTACGCTTATCCCGAAGTAAAAAACGGAACAGGAACTTTAAATGTTGAGGTTGATGTTGAAAATAATTCAGCGGCAAAATCTAGTGTAACCGTAATAAATGAATTGATTTCTAAAGACGGAAAACCTGTTGGAAAATCTTCTTCTAAAGTTGAAATTGCAGCAAACAAAAGTGGAAAAATTTCGACTAAGATAAACGTAAAAAATCCTCAATTGTGGGATTTAGAAAATCCTAATTTATATCAGCTTAAAACAACCGTTTTAAAAGATGGAAAACAAATAGATGAAACAACTACAAAAACAGGTTTCAGAACTTTTACTTTCGATGCAAATAATGGTTTTGCATTAAACGGAAAATGGATGAAAATGAAAGGAGTTTGTTTGCATCATGACGCAGGAGTTTTAGGTTCTGCAGTTCCAAGAGAAGTTTGGGAAACAAGATTAAAAACATTGAAAGAAATTGGTGTAAATGCCATTCGTACAAGTCATAATCCGCAAGCGCCGGTTTTTTATGAACTTTGTGATGAATTAGGATTATTGGTTTTAAACGAAGCTTATGACGAATGGGAATTTCCAAAACGTAAATGGTTAGAAGGCTGGAATTACGGAACTCCGGGATTCGAAGGTTCATTTGATATTTTTGCAGATTATGGCGAAAAAGACCTTGAAGATTTCGTTCGTCGCGATAGAAATCACCTTTCAGTATTTGCGTGGAGTATTGGTAATGAAGTAGATTATCCAAACGATCCATATTCTCACCCGGTTTTAGACAAAGGAAAAGAAGGTTTTGGACAAGCAGCTTACGGTGGTTACAAAAAAGATGCACCAGATGCAATGCGTCTTGGAGTAATTGCAAAACGTTTGGTTGCAGCAGTTAAAAAATACGATAAATCTCGTCCAACAACAGCAGGATTAGCCGGTGTTGCAATGTCTAACGAAACAGAATATCCGGGAGCATTAGACATTACAGGATACAATTATACCGAAAGCAAATACCAATCAGATCACGAAAAATACCCAAACAGAGTTATTTTCGGAAGTGAAAATGTTCACGACATGGAACCTTGGTTAGCGGTAAAAAACAACAAACATATTTTTGGACAATTTTTATGGACAGGAATTGATTATTTGGGAGAATCAGGAAGATGGCCTTCAAGAGGATTTTACTCAGGATTAGTTGATTTTGCGGGAGTAATCAAGCCAAGAGGATATTTCCGTCAGTCACTTTGGTCAGATAAACCAATGGCTTATATCGGAACTTATCCGTTAAAAGATGTAAAAGACGTTTCTAAAGATGCATGGGCAATCTGGAATTACACTCAAGGTGAAATGATTCGCGTTGTGGTTTATACCAATGCTGCAAAAGCACGTTTAGAATTAAACGGAAAAGTAGTTGGAGAAGCAAAAGCTTACGACGAAAAAATAGGAATTATTTATTGGGATATTCCATTTGCATCAGGAAAATTAGAAGCAATAGGTTTAGATAAAAATGACAAAGAAGTTAGCAAATACACAATTAATTCGACACAACAACCAGTTGAATTGACAATTGCTGATAAAAACATCACGATCACAAAAGACAAAGGCGTTGCCAAAATAATGGTTCAGGTTAAAGATCAAAATGGTTTGCCTGTAATGCTTTCAGACAATGAAGTTACTTGTACGATTACCGGACCTGGAATTTTATTAGGACTTGAAGCAGGAAATAACAGCGACGTGACAGATTATACAGATAATGTTCAAAGAGTTTATCACGGTCATATTGCTGCTTATATTCAATCAACCGGAGAAGCACAGCCTATAAAAGTGACTTTTACAAGCCAATGGTTAAAACCGGTTGAGGTTATAATTAATGTAAAATAA
- a CDS encoding TonB-dependent receptor: MKFKYIGFFIALMCTAVSFGQIKIKGIVKDKGNVPIPGVNLIVKGTSTTGATDFDGNYVISVPNKNAQIEFSFVGFTNQTVSVGDKTEINVIMQESSQALDEIVVVGYAAVKKSDVTSSISSVKGKELQTMTVGNVAESLQGKVSGVQVTGQGGPGAQPRVLIRGISTVNLSTDPLYVVDGIPMGTSINFLSNNEIESMEVLKDASASAIYGSRASNGVILITTKKGKAGKTRFNFDMSSGMQLMNNPYHMADAEGYATIMNKAYNNSGYADYLPNPSQYKGKTTNWWDAGIKAGAPVTNASLGVSGGSDTHTYSVSLNYYNAESIYEVGGWERITMRINNDFKFSDKFKAGITLNPRYETYGSPGNWADFDRIDPITPIYKPANQLTGLENEYSIYARSPSYVWNPIAAVKRYDDFTDQYNLNTNGYLQYEPIKGLVFRTQASIEVGDKVRSKFTPDFIIDAAHEKAEINTIERWNTTNVDWTWQNTATYSKTIADKHHASLMIGNTMEEYNGKDLWGYGEGVPNNTDAMRELNAATKNRNSGGNSWSSSLMSYISRFSYNYDSKYYFTGTFRRDGSSKFMTNNKWANFPSASVSWRILNEGFMSSTKDVLSDLRFRAGWGKVGNQGLPTAVYQSNIGQGFYPIGSVVTDTSFPSSMANKDIKWETVEDVSFGLDFGLWKNKLSGSLEYYQKKTEDMLFKKQFPTYSGFPNYSTIWTNVGSMQSSGIDLLISYKDKKGDFSYGADVTFTTVNVKMLSLSADGERLYGAGNRTLTTKGEEPGYFYGYVADGLFQNQTELNAHTDEHGTKLQPYAQLGDIRFKDVNGDGKLDDKDRTKIGSPWPDFNVGLNLTLAYKQFDLVANFYSSIGNDIVNQNISDLYNGTSLSNKVNGLDQMAWHGEGTSNYVPRLSKDDNNENFSKFSSFYVEDGSYVRMKNLQVGFSFFNKFGLDKLRISLSGQNLWTWTKYTGVDPEVAGGDPKQDDGVKGSGFGGWNYPVQPTILMGLNVAF; encoded by the coding sequence ATGAAATTTAAATATATAGGATTTTTTATTGCCCTGATGTGTACCGCAGTATCATTTGGACAAATAAAAATAAAAGGTATTGTTAAAGACAAAGGCAATGTGCCAATTCCGGGAGTAAACCTAATCGTTAAAGGTACATCTACAACAGGCGCAACTGATTTTGACGGAAACTATGTAATTAGTGTTCCAAATAAAAATGCTCAGATCGAATTTTCATTTGTTGGTTTTACCAATCAAACCGTTTCCGTTGGCGACAAAACGGAGATCAATGTAATTATGCAGGAATCTAGTCAGGCATTAGATGAAATCGTGGTTGTGGGATATGCTGCCGTTAAAAAGAGCGACGTGACCAGTTCAATTTCTTCAGTAAAAGGAAAAGAACTTCAAACTATGACTGTTGGTAACGTTGCCGAATCTTTGCAAGGTAAAGTATCTGGAGTTCAGGTTACCGGACAAGGTGGTCCCGGAGCACAACCAAGAGTTTTAATCCGCGGTATATCGACGGTAAACCTTAGTACGGATCCACTTTATGTAGTTGACGGAATCCCAATGGGAACTAGTATTAACTTCTTAAGCAATAACGAAATCGAATCTATGGAGGTTCTTAAAGATGCTTCTGCAAGCGCAATTTACGGTTCTCGTGCTTCTAATGGAGTTATTTTGATTACAACAAAAAAAGGAAAAGCTGGTAAAACAAGATTCAATTTTGATATGAGTTCAGGAATGCAATTGATGAACAATCCGTATCATATGGCTGATGCCGAAGGTTATGCCACAATCATGAACAAAGCTTACAACAATTCGGGATATGCAGATTATTTGCCAAATCCTTCTCAATACAAAGGAAAAACAACCAATTGGTGGGATGCAGGAATCAAAGCTGGTGCTCCGGTTACAAATGCTTCTTTAGGAGTTAGCGGAGGATCAGATACACATACTTACTCTGTTAGTTTGAATTATTATAACGCAGAATCTATTTATGAAGTTGGAGGATGGGAAAGAATTACGATGAGAATCAATAACGATTTTAAATTTTCGGATAAATTCAAAGCCGGAATTACTTTGAATCCTCGTTATGAAACTTATGGAAGTCCTGGGAACTGGGCCGATTTTGATAGAATTGATCCAATTACACCAATTTACAAACCGGCAAATCAGTTAACAGGATTAGAAAACGAATACAGTATATATGCACGTTCTCCTTCATATGTATGGAATCCGATTGCAGCTGTAAAACGTTATGATGATTTTACAGATCAGTACAATTTAAATACTAATGGATATTTGCAATACGAGCCAATCAAAGGATTAGTATTTCGTACACAAGCTTCTATTGAAGTTGGAGATAAAGTAAGAAGTAAATTCACACCGGATTTTATAATCGATGCAGCACACGAAAAAGCAGAAATTAATACTATCGAAAGATGGAATACAACAAACGTAGATTGGACATGGCAAAATACTGCTACATATTCTAAAACAATTGCAGATAAGCATCATGCTTCTTTAATGATTGGTAACACAATGGAAGAGTATAATGGTAAAGATCTTTGGGGTTATGGCGAAGGAGTTCCTAACAACACAGATGCAATGAGAGAGTTGAATGCTGCAACCAAAAACCGTAATAGCGGTGGTAACAGCTGGTCAAGTTCTTTGATGTCTTATATTTCGCGTTTTTCTTATAACTACGATAGCAAATATTATTTTACAGGAACATTCAGACGTGATGGATCTTCAAAATTTATGACCAATAATAAATGGGCAAATTTCCCTTCGGCTTCTGTTTCATGGAGAATTTTAAATGAAGGATTTATGTCATCAACAAAAGATGTTTTGAGCGATTTAAGATTCAGAGCAGGTTGGGGTAAAGTAGGAAATCAAGGTTTACCAACAGCAGTTTACCAATCAAATATTGGGCAAGGATTTTATCCTATAGGATCTGTAGTTACAGATACTTCTTTTCCGTCATCAATGGCAAACAAAGACATTAAATGGGAAACAGTTGAAGATGTAAGTTTTGGACTTGATTTTGGATTATGGAAAAACAAACTTTCAGGATCGTTAGAATATTATCAGAAGAAAACAGAAGATATGTTGTTTAAGAAACAATTTCCAACATACAGCGGTTTTCCAAATTATTCAACAATCTGGACAAATGTAGGTTCAATGCAATCAAGCGGAATCGATTTGTTGATCTCTTATAAAGATAAAAAAGGTGATTTCTCTTATGGAGCCGATGTAACTTTTACAACCGTAAACGTAAAAATGTTGTCACTATCTGCAGATGGAGAAAGATTGTACGGAGCCGGAAACAGAACACTTACAACGAAAGGCGAAGAACCGGGATATTTTTATGGATATGTTGCTGATGGATTATTCCAAAATCAAACAGAATTAAATGCACATACAGATGAACACGGAACCAAATTACAACCGTATGCACAATTAGGAGATATTCGTTTTAAAGATGTTAACGGCGATGGAAAACTAGATGATAAAGACAGAACAAAAATTGGTTCTCCTTGGCCAGATTTCAATGTAGGATTGAATTTGACTTTAGCGTACAAACAATTTGATTTGGTAGCAAATTTCTATTCAAGTATTGGAAATGATATCGTTAACCAAAACATTTCAGATTTATATAATGGTACAAGTTTAAGCAACAAAGTAAACGGATTAGACCAAATGGCTTGGCATGGAGAAGGAACTTCAAATTATGTTCCGCGTTTGTCTAAAGACGATAACAACGAAAACTTCAGCAAATTCTCTTCTTTTTATGTAGAAGATGGTTCTTATGTTCGAATGAAAAACCTTCAGGTTGGATTTTCATTCTTTAACAAATTTGGTTTAGACAAATTGAGAATCTCATTATCAGGTCAGAATTTATGGACCTGGACAAAATATACAGGAGTTGATCCGGAAGTTGCGGGTGGAGATCCTAAACAAGATGACGGAGTTAAAGGATCAGGTTTTGGAGGATGGAACTATCCGGTTCAGCCAACAATTTTGATGGGTCTTAATGTAGCATTTTAA
- a CDS encoding RagB/SusD family nutrient uptake outer membrane protein has protein sequence MKKIIIAILTFSLLAVSCSDFIEKEERGTQTLENYFKTGQECENYVNELTRRLLIPNDWYALVAPRVTNEMSTDDAWMGNTGQDNSAHRPCSQYIITPDNMGDMNSIYTAHYYTIQSANIGLEKMAASPISETQKNQYMGESLFVRAYCYYELVNLFGGVPLYTKSLGTADLKLQRSPAAAVYAQIEADLKESAAKLETIPVNREGRVNKWAAYALLARVSLFQEKWAEAKQYSNKVISEGPYALEGDFLNIWNVNNHNGVESILEAQSSSVQDKSLGSMLPTLSGARGEDKKYFPSNDAADVLDGWGWCMPTSDLENAYLSENDVVRRRSTITKWGEAAYGDEVLNPTHKFSLNDNKSGRICRKYYIPIATRRALDKKDGHLPLNIPLIRLAEMYLTRAEASYHVGGDALADINIIRARVKLDPKTGLAGPTLLKQIYKERRLELAFEGLRLYDIRREKDPNTGKPVIEGLMGPNGTFVQYNLNSTDPYETTNLRESQDKGINFNPAKNLLWPIPQLEIDLSGGLITQNPGY, from the coding sequence ATGAAAAAAATAATAATAGCAATACTTACTTTTTCATTACTGGCAGTTTCGTGCAGTGATTTTATTGAAAAAGAAGAAAGAGGAACTCAAACGCTGGAGAACTACTTTAAAACAGGGCAAGAATGCGAGAATTATGTAAACGAATTAACGCGAAGATTGCTGATTCCTAACGATTGGTACGCATTAGTGGCACCAAGAGTTACTAACGAAATGTCTACAGATGATGCCTGGATGGGAAATACAGGTCAGGACAATTCGGCACACAGACCTTGTTCGCAATATATTATCACACCGGATAATATGGGAGATATGAACAGTATTTATACCGCTCATTATTATACGATACAATCTGCTAATATTGGTTTAGAGAAAATGGCTGCATCGCCAATTTCTGAAACTCAAAAAAATCAATATATGGGAGAATCATTATTCGTTCGTGCTTATTGTTACTACGAATTAGTGAATCTTTTTGGAGGAGTTCCGTTATACACAAAATCTCTGGGAACAGCCGATTTAAAATTACAACGCAGTCCTGCGGCAGCAGTTTATGCACAAATTGAAGCCGATCTTAAAGAATCTGCTGCAAAATTAGAAACCATTCCAGTAAACAGAGAAGGTAGAGTTAACAAATGGGCAGCATATGCTTTATTGGCACGTGTATCTTTATTTCAGGAAAAATGGGCAGAAGCAAAACAGTATTCAAACAAAGTTATTTCAGAAGGACCATATGCTCTTGAAGGAGACTTCTTAAACATCTGGAATGTAAACAACCATAACGGTGTGGAATCAATTCTTGAAGCACAATCATCATCAGTTCAGGATAAAAGTTTAGGATCAATGTTACCAACATTATCAGGAGCAAGAGGAGAAGACAAAAAATATTTTCCAAGTAATGATGCTGCAGATGTTCTTGACGGATGGGGATGGTGTATGCCAACCAGTGATTTAGAAAATGCATACCTTTCTGAAAATGATGTAGTTCGTCGTAGAAGTACCATTACAAAATGGGGAGAAGCAGCTTATGGAGACGAAGTTTTAAACCCAACACACAAATTCAGCTTAAACGATAATAAATCAGGACGTATTTGTCGTAAATATTATATTCCTATAGCAACACGTCGTGCATTAGACAAAAAAGACGGACACTTACCATTGAATATTCCGTTGATTCGTTTAGCAGAAATGTATTTGACAAGAGCAGAAGCTAGTTATCATGTTGGCGGAGACGCATTGGCAGATATCAACATCATTAGAGCACGTGTAAAATTAGATCCAAAAACAGGATTAGCAGGACCAACACTTCTAAAACAAATTTATAAAGAACGTCGTTTAGAATTGGCTTTTGAAGGATTACGTTTGTATGATATTCGTCGTGAAAAAGATCCAAATACAGGCAAACCGGTAATCGAAGGTTTAATGGGACCAAACGGAACTTTTGTTCAGTACAACCTGAATTCTACAGATCCTTATGAAACCACAAACTTGAGAGAATCACAAGACAAAGGAATCAATTTTAATCCTGCAAAAAACTTATTGTGGCCAATACCACAGTTAGAAATTGATTTAAGTGGAGGTTTAATTACACAAAATCCTGGTTACTAA